Proteins encoded by one window of Candidatus Mesenet endosymbiont of Phosphuga atrata:
- the recO gene encoding DNA repair protein RecO: MQWEDEGVLIAAKKYGDSGLILSLFTKNNGKRRGFIRTSKSSSYKFGVGNLFAVQWRARSLDNLGYFQCELMKSNMYYLITDKVKAIAVSSASSILEKVLPEGEKQAALYDDLILLIDAMENDDWQKYYLKFELELLSQLGFALDLTRCTVSKTNKDLKFISPKTGKAVSEKIGKNYAHNLLPLPKMLYDVYHNCQINYKLEEFQLSLKVLGYFLSKHLFSQFATELPFYRKLLVSFYPS; this comes from the coding sequence ATGCAATGGGAAGATGAAGGCGTTTTAATTGCAGCTAAGAAGTATGGTGATAGTGGATTGATTCTTTCTTTGTTTACAAAAAATAACGGTAAACGTCGGGGGTTCATTAGGACATCAAAAAGCAGCAGTTATAAATTCGGGGTAGGTAATTTATTTGCCGTTCAATGGAGAGCAAGGTCTTTAGATAATTTGGGCTACTTTCAATGTGAACTAATGAAATCGAATATGTATTACCTCATTACAGATAAAGTTAAGGCCATTGCTGTTTCTTCGGCTTCTTCTATTTTAGAAAAGGTACTGCCTGAAGGGGAAAAACAGGCAGCTTTATATGATGATTTAATTTTGCTTATTGATGCCATGGAAAATGATGATTGGCAAAAATATTACCTTAAATTTGAACTAGAGCTTTTATCACAACTTGGTTTTGCTTTAGATTTAACAAGGTGCACTGTAAGTAAAACAAATAAAGATCTAAAATTTATCTCCCCAAAAACTGGTAAAGCCGTATCTGAGAAGATAGGGAAAAATTATGCACACAATCTACTTCCCTTACCGAAAATGTTATATGACGTATATCATAATTGCCAAATTAATTATAAGCTAGAGGAGTTCCAGCTTAGTTTAAAAGTTCTTGGATATTTTCTCAGTAAACATTTATTTTCCCAATTTGCTACTGAGTTACCATTTTATAGAAAATTATTGGTCTCTTTTTATCCATCTTAA
- a CDS encoding enoyl-ACP reductase — MVQGKKGIITGIINERSLAFGIAKELAKQGAELIITYPSDNVKEKVSKLIEEHDINCQLILHYDAKDEKSMDNMFAEVKKKWESIDFLVHAVAFSDKNELNGPYINTSLENFLSAMHISCYSFTALAREAAKIINQEGSLLTLSYYGAEKVMPNYNVMGLCKAALEASVRYLACDLGPKNIRVNAISAGPIRTLASSGIKDFHYIQNYSSKSSPLRRNVTIEEIGKAALFLLSNLSSGITGEILHVDSGYNVVGMKPIDVNID; from the coding sequence ATTGTGCAAGGAAAGAAGGGAATTATAACTGGAATTATAAACGAAAGATCGCTAGCGTTTGGCATCGCAAAGGAACTTGCAAAGCAAGGTGCAGAGTTGATAATAACTTATCCATCAGATAATGTGAAAGAGAAGGTATCTAAATTAATAGAAGAACATGACATAAATTGCCAATTAATTTTGCACTATGATGCTAAAGATGAAAAATCAATGGATAATATGTTTGCGGAAGTGAAAAAAAAATGGGAAAGCATCGATTTTCTTGTGCATGCTGTCGCCTTTTCTGATAAAAACGAACTAAATGGACCGTATATTAATACCTCCTTGGAAAATTTTCTCTCGGCAATGCATATTTCATGTTACTCATTTACAGCTCTAGCACGAGAAGCAGCAAAAATTATAAATCAAGAAGGAAGTTTGCTAACTCTGTCATACTACGGAGCCGAAAAAGTAATGCCAAATTACAATGTTATGGGCTTATGTAAAGCTGCACTTGAGGCAAGCGTGCGCTATTTGGCATGTGATTTAGGTCCAAAAAATATTAGAGTTAACGCCATCTCGGCTGGCCCTATAAGAACACTTGCTTCTTCTGGAATAAAAGATTTTCACTATATTCAAAACTATAGCAGCAAAAGCTCACCTCTAAGGCGGAACGTGACAATAGAAGAGATAGGCAAAGCAGCTTTATTTTTACTGTCAAATCTCAGCAGTGGCATTACCGGAGAGATCTTACATGTAGATTCAGGCTATAATGTTGTAGGAATGAAACCTATTGATGTTAATATTGATTAA